One genomic window of Desulfurococcus mucosus DSM 2162 includes the following:
- a CDS encoding protein-tyrosine phosphatase family protein, giving the protein MSTFFKWVIPGKLAQSPMPRLSDIQGLARLFTGVVVLPEAREMHPYYLETLENHGIEALHIPTPDLHPVELLDLLRASFFIERHVGEGGAVLVHCVGGLGRSGVVTAAYLVFKGLSYYEAVARVRSAVPGSIENPWQARMVRTYEVLLKVLRDTGLLAEVAEGVGRVAARVARHASKVLQLHIELHDPLHVDDPYMKQGVKRAVEGYFSKGDGVRVEGPGDELCLPEALDHDYSGRVVTLQVDQVDKPLVTLLCRDNCSQIADRAAGCRDYVSRLLGGDPVFQWGYYLDYV; this is encoded by the coding sequence GTGAGCACGTTTTTCAAATGGGTGATCCCAGGTAAGCTGGCCCAGTCCCCTATGCCCAGGCTGAGCGATATCCAGGGGTTGGCCAGGCTCTTCACCGGTGTAGTGGTTCTCCCAGAGGCACGTGAGATGCATCCATACTACCTGGAGACCCTGGAGAACCACGGGATCGAAGCACTTCACATACCGACCCCAGACCTCCACCCGGTTGAACTACTGGATCTCCTTAGAGCCAGCTTCTTCATAGAGCGCCATGTGGGTGAAGGCGGGGCAGTCCTAGTGCACTGCGTAGGCGGGCTCGGGAGAAGCGGTGTCGTCACAGCCGCATACCTTGTTTTCAAGGGCCTCTCCTACTATGAAGCTGTAGCCAGGGTCAGGAGCGCTGTGCCCGGATCCATTGAGAACCCCTGGCAGGCCAGGATGGTTAGGACATACGAGGTTCTCCTCAAGGTTCTAAGGGATACGGGTCTACTGGCTGAGGTGGCCGAGGGAGTCGGCAGGGTTGCAGCCAGGGTGGCTAGGCATGCGTCTAAGGTGCTCCAGCTACACATAGAGCTACACGACCCGTTACACGTCGACGACCCATATATGAAGCAAGGGGTGAAGCGTGCCGTGGAAGGGTACTTTTCAAAGGGCGATGGGGTGCGTGTGGAGGGACCCGGAGATGAACTATGCCTCCCCGAGGCACTGGACCACGACTACAGCGGTAGGGTTGTAACACTACAGGTGGATCAAGTCGATAAACCCCTTGTAACCCTGCTCTGCAGAGACAACTGTAGCCAGATCGCTGATAGGGCGGCTGGGTGCAGGGATTACGTGTCGCGGCTACTCGGCGGAGACCCTGTTTTCCAGTGGGGTTATTACCTGGACTACGTGTGA
- a CDS encoding mechanosensitive ion channel domain-containing protein produces the protein MSKHEADSVSEAFARIIVYAVVVAVVMGVLQWFFTQGVDMLVKATRLEGLLVLKDYATYVYIIVLLVLGWMIVSSVAQLFYVMLRPKYGASTAAAVRSMIKILGLGGLLAGIAGGVAGGAAGVALGGFIGLVIGFATQQVLGQAVAGMFILLVRPFKIGDIVDVAGESEVVVKDISTMFTIVERKDGVEVLVPSSMIIGQKIVLRKRAQ, from the coding sequence ATGAGTAAGCATGAAGCAGATTCTGTGAGTGAAGCATTTGCAAGGATAATAGTGTACGCTGTGGTAGTAGCAGTAGTCATGGGTGTACTCCAGTGGTTCTTCACACAAGGCGTCGACATGCTGGTTAAGGCAACCAGGCTCGAGGGTTTGCTCGTGTTGAAAGACTACGCCACATATGTCTACATAATAGTCTTACTGGTATTGGGCTGGATGATCGTCAGCTCCGTGGCACAGTTATTCTACGTGATGCTGAGGCCGAAGTACGGTGCGTCAACAGCTGCAGCTGTGAGAAGCATGATTAAGATACTGGGCCTCGGCGGACTGTTAGCAGGCATAGCTGGAGGAGTGGCGGGTGGAGCAGCGGGAGTAGCCCTGGGAGGCTTCATAGGACTAGTGATAGGCTTCGCCACGCAACAGGTTCTTGGGCAGGCTGTTGCAGGAATGTTCATACTGCTTGTCAGGCCCTTCAAGATAGGCGATATAGTTGATGTCGCTGGTGAAAGCGAGGTCGTCGTCAAGGATATATCAACGATGTTCACGATCGTGGAGAGGAAGGACGGCGTCGAAGTACTCGTCCCCAGCTCGATGATCATAGGGCAGAAGATAGTTCTAAGGAAGCGGGCACAGTAA
- a CDS encoding ROK family protein, which produces MGQPRYIAVDIGASKTRIALCDGSRILDKVVFSTPRTGDSRTIAEAIVSKTIEKWREELGSIEAVGVASIGPLDLERGRVVKTPNLPFEEIELLEPLSRMLGVKVYVVNDAVAGAWGEKHFGAGRHVRNLLYVTLSTGVGGGVVVDNHLLLGKQGNAHEIGHIVVDYDSDLRCGCGGYGHWEAYAGGGNLPRVALWLLEKNPGLYRGSVLAERLRSGIQVTSVDVFSLYRAGDPLAADVVGHYIRATAAGLASAINVYDPELVIIGGGVFLNNADILLKPVKRRVLKEIVTRPPIIQPTSLGDDVGLYGALAIAVEPPPELLEAQGRSFHQG; this is translated from the coding sequence TTGGGACAACCTAGATACATAGCCGTGGATATAGGGGCGTCGAAGACTAGGATAGCTTTATGCGACGGGAGCAGGATACTTGACAAGGTGGTTTTTTCCACGCCGAGAACCGGTGACAGCAGGACTATAGCCGAGGCAATAGTCTCCAAGACCATTGAGAAATGGAGGGAGGAATTAGGGAGCATAGAGGCCGTGGGGGTTGCCTCGATAGGTCCTCTCGACCTGGAGAGGGGTAGAGTTGTCAAAACCCCGAACCTCCCCTTCGAGGAAATAGAGCTCCTGGAGCCGTTGAGCAGGATGCTCGGTGTAAAAGTATATGTTGTCAACGACGCTGTGGCCGGTGCATGGGGGGAGAAGCATTTTGGCGCTGGGAGACACGTTAGAAACCTGCTATATGTAACACTAAGCACGGGCGTCGGCGGAGGAGTAGTAGTCGACAACCACTTGCTCCTAGGAAAGCAAGGCAATGCACATGAAATAGGGCACATAGTTGTAGACTACGACTCAGACCTCAGGTGTGGGTGCGGCGGCTACGGTCACTGGGAGGCCTACGCTGGGGGAGGCAACTTGCCTAGGGTGGCACTCTGGCTCCTCGAGAAGAACCCAGGTCTCTACAGGGGAAGCGTGCTTGCTGAAAGGCTTAGGAGCGGGATCCAGGTGACCAGCGTAGACGTGTTTTCACTCTATAGGGCCGGTGATCCCCTCGCAGCAGATGTTGTAGGGCACTATATAAGGGCCACGGCAGCGGGACTGGCATCGGCCATAAACGTGTATGACCCAGAGCTCGTAATCATAGGCGGCGGCGTCTTCCTGAACAATGCTGACATCCTGCTGAAGCCTGTGAAGAGGAGAGTGCTCAAGGAGATTGTAACCAGGCCACCTATCATACAGCCAACAAGCCTAGGGGATGATGTCGGCCTCTACGGGGCTCTCGCAATCGCGGTGGAACCACCCCCTGAGCTACTGGAAGCGCAGGGCAGGAGCTTTCATCAGGGTTAG
- a CDS encoding helix-turn-helix domain-containing protein: MNGLLTLLSLIGLKPNMARIIAILLLSNKALSLSEVCNATGYAKSRVSEIMRILEAKGLVEVSIVKKKAYYKVRVEALRKHIEEHLERLARSLEEAHRESGVRDFMEIAEAVRRLQVKR, encoded by the coding sequence GTGAACGGCCTGCTCACGTTGCTCAGCCTCATAGGGTTGAAGCCGAATATGGCCAGGATTATTGCTATCCTACTGCTCAGCAATAAGGCCCTAAGCCTGAGCGAGGTCTGCAATGCTACAGGCTACGCGAAGAGCAGGGTTTCAGAGATAATGAGGATTCTAGAGGCTAAGGGCCTCGTAGAGGTCAGCATCGTTAAGAAGAAAGCCTACTACAAGGTTAGAGTGGAGGCCCTGAGGAAGCATATAGAGGAGCACTTGGAGAGGCTTGCGAGGAGCCTTGAGGAAGCCCACAGGGAGAGCGGGGTACGGGACTTCATGGAGATCGCTGAAGCCGTTAGAAGACTCCAGGTTAAAAGGTGA
- a CDS encoding VTT domain-containing protein translates to MINAALKAGEYIGFFIVSLVSNAIPYSTIPYLFWLAPFFARIRDPWSLMLAVASSALGASIGKLLVYMLGRGLSTFGRESRFKQNIAYLTSRHSTATFIMVFMAAALPIPDDVVYIPVGYARYNILLFFTALTAGKLVVTSMAAVYGRAFSFLFEEHPGIPSWVTVAAYIAITLLAMYIAGSIDWINMSNVFREKGFRQGVRVLLSELYATLRKLPGYVSRLANRN, encoded by the coding sequence TTGATTAACGCGGCACTCAAAGCCGGGGAGTACATAGGGTTCTTCATAGTTTCACTAGTCTCCAACGCGATACCGTATTCCACTATACCCTACCTGTTCTGGCTGGCACCCTTCTTTGCACGCATCAGAGATCCCTGGAGCCTTATGCTTGCCGTGGCTTCATCAGCGCTGGGAGCCAGCATAGGGAAGCTCCTCGTATACATGCTCGGGAGGGGTTTAAGCACTTTCGGCCGTGAATCCAGGTTCAAGCAGAACATAGCCTACTTGACCAGCAGGCACAGTACTGCGACATTCATCATGGTCTTCATGGCTGCAGCACTACCAATACCTGACGACGTGGTCTACATACCGGTAGGCTACGCCAGGTACAATATACTGCTCTTCTTCACAGCCCTGACAGCCGGAAAGCTCGTGGTAACCTCGATGGCAGCCGTCTACGGGAGAGCGTTTTCATTCCTTTTCGAAGAACACCCCGGCATACCTTCATGGGTCACGGTAGCAGCCTACATAGCCATCACGCTCCTAGCAATGTACATAGCTGGCTCAATAGATTGGATCAACATGAGCAACGTATTCAGGGAGAAGGGATTCCGCCAAGGGGTCAGAGTACTCCTCAGCGAGCTATATGCAACGCTGAGAAAGTTGCCGGGTTATGTGTCCCGTCTAGCAAACCGTAACTGA
- a CDS encoding thiamine-phosphate kinase yields the protein MTTLGELGEDAVVDLIAGRLISPPSLGENLGHPDDARDMLPRGPRIIYSMDAYRVRSLMLPWRTWRDIGWMALTGAVSDIVSKGGLPSVAMVGLGLSRDASIEEVEELATGLREAGEHYGVRITGGDTNEGGDPWIAVSVIGFTTCKRPPSRRGAKPGDTVVVTGLYGGMGFVALHGVEKAGELEWVVKASRRTSVRVEVAHVIMSTYRFIHASMDVSDGLGYTLQHISALSGHGIALKKPPLHPPELDEYCRGETSCIWRHVLAGGEEYGVVLVVDGGGLSTVVKELEYYGVPYTVVGEVVESPPGIYIDGVKASPPRWDQFKGW from the coding sequence ATGACTACTCTAGGTGAACTAGGCGAGGACGCAGTAGTGGATCTCATAGCCGGTAGATTGATCTCTCCCCCCTCCCTCGGAGAGAACTTGGGCCATCCTGACGACGCCAGAGATATGCTGCCAAGGGGCCCCAGGATCATATATTCAATGGACGCGTACAGGGTGCGTTCACTCATGTTGCCCTGGAGGACATGGCGGGACATTGGATGGATGGCGTTGACAGGGGCGGTGAGCGATATTGTCTCCAAGGGCGGGTTACCCAGTGTTGCAATGGTGGGGCTCGGGCTAAGCCGTGATGCAAGCATCGAGGAGGTCGAGGAGCTTGCCACAGGGCTCAGGGAGGCAGGGGAACACTACGGGGTGAGGATCACTGGAGGCGACACCAATGAGGGCGGTGATCCCTGGATAGCTGTCTCAGTGATAGGGTTCACGACATGCAAGCGCCCCCCAAGCAGGCGTGGTGCAAAGCCGGGTGACACAGTAGTGGTCACAGGACTCTACGGTGGAATGGGGTTCGTTGCACTGCACGGCGTAGAGAAGGCCGGTGAATTGGAGTGGGTTGTGAAGGCTTCCAGGAGAACCAGTGTAAGAGTGGAGGTTGCCCACGTTATAATGTCCACATACAGGTTCATACATGCATCGATGGATGTAAGCGATGGGCTAGGGTACACGCTCCAGCATATCTCAGCGCTCAGCGGGCACGGCATAGCCCTCAAGAAGCCCCCGTTACACCCGCCCGAGCTCGACGAGTACTGTAGGGGTGAAACAAGCTGCATATGGAGGCATGTGCTCGCTGGAGGCGAAGAGTACGGCGTGGTACTGGTGGTGGATGGAGGAGGCCTCAGCACCGTCGTCAAGGAGCTCGAGTACTATGGGGTTCCCTACACTGTGGTAGGAGAGGTTGTTGAGTCGCCGCCAGGAATATATATAGATGGTGTTAAGGCATCGCCACCCAGGTGGGATCAGTTCAAAGGGTGGTGA
- a CDS encoding B12-binding domain-containing radical SAM protein, which yields MMSNHHGKEFLGFVTTGPPIGMPESLWMRLAAPRIRVDEEGKPREAPYGMRKIEAVLRDAGFNAAIIDPDHLWKHVDSMKVLMLSHHDYFAYGPPSSEWWSLTGLEPVNRRSFIRLMESPAVRRAKEKGVKIIAGGPAAWQWLYELELMEKWGVDTVVDGEGEKIVVELVEKALRNEKLPRYVYVGVGDVPGVDEIPVIKGASVNGLVEVMRGCPRGCKFCSVTLRPLRFIPLEKILAEVDVNIRAGLKGIILHSEDVLLYHADGVKPRADPVVKLHVEVLKRIGERRSLAWSHASLAAVKYAEENYRLISRLMNELVLNEHRKFLGVEVGIETGSVRLAREIMRAKASPYPVEEWPNIVEDAFRIMHENKVIPAATVILGFPGETPDDVVETIELIERLKPYRSIIVPMFFVPMGALKRDKWFLREHLKREHIDALLAMYNHTIYWAEEILRGFYLKEPYYMPVRLMLRYFIRYVKKQVDKYVGRLEEIIKS from the coding sequence ATGATGAGTAATCACCACGGCAAGGAGTTCCTCGGGTTCGTTACAACCGGCCCACCAATAGGCATGCCGGAGTCCCTTTGGATGAGGCTGGCGGCGCCGAGGATAAGGGTTGACGAGGAGGGGAAGCCGAGGGAGGCCCCCTACGGGATGAGGAAGATCGAGGCCGTGCTAAGGGATGCAGGCTTCAATGCCGCCATAATAGACCCTGATCACCTGTGGAAGCATGTTGACTCAATGAAGGTTCTAATGCTCAGCCACCACGACTACTTTGCCTACGGGCCACCTAGCAGCGAGTGGTGGAGCTTAACTGGGCTGGAACCCGTTAACAGGAGGAGCTTCATAAGGCTCATGGAGAGCCCGGCCGTGAGGAGGGCTAAGGAGAAGGGCGTTAAGATAATAGCTGGTGGCCCAGCTGCCTGGCAATGGCTCTACGAGCTGGAGCTAATGGAGAAATGGGGTGTCGACACGGTTGTCGACGGTGAGGGCGAGAAGATAGTTGTCGAGCTTGTTGAGAAAGCATTAAGAAACGAGAAGCTGCCGCGCTACGTGTATGTCGGCGTAGGCGATGTACCCGGCGTCGATGAGATCCCGGTTATAAAGGGGGCAAGTGTCAACGGGCTTGTAGAGGTGATGAGGGGGTGTCCCAGGGGCTGCAAGTTCTGCAGTGTCACCTTGAGGCCGCTGAGATTCATACCGCTTGAGAAGATACTTGCAGAGGTGGACGTGAACATTAGGGCTGGCTTGAAAGGCATAATACTGCACAGTGAGGATGTACTACTCTACCATGCCGACGGAGTGAAGCCTAGGGCAGACCCCGTGGTGAAACTACATGTCGAGGTTCTTAAAAGGATCGGGGAGAGAAGGAGTCTTGCATGGTCCCATGCCAGCCTTGCAGCAGTGAAATATGCTGAGGAAAACTATAGGCTTATCTCAAGGCTCATGAACGAACTCGTCTTGAATGAGCACCGTAAGTTCCTCGGCGTGGAGGTAGGCATAGAGACGGGTAGCGTGAGGCTTGCACGCGAGATCATGAGGGCTAAGGCAAGCCCTTACCCCGTGGAGGAGTGGCCTAACATCGTTGAGGACGCATTCAGGATCATGCATGAGAACAAGGTGATCCCGGCTGCAACAGTGATCCTCGGGTTCCCTGGTGAGACGCCCGACGACGTTGTTGAAACCATAGAGTTAATTGAGAGGCTTAAGCCGTACAGGAGCATCATAGTTCCAATGTTCTTCGTGCCGATGGGTGCACTGAAACGCGACAAGTGGTTCCTGCGGGAGCACCTGAAGCGTGAGCACATTGATGCACTGCTCGCCATGTATAATCATACAATCTACTGGGCTGAGGAGATACTGCGCGGCTTCTACCTGAAGGAGCCCTACTACATGCCGGTCAGGCTCATGCTCAGATACTTCATTAGATACGTGAAGAAGCAGGTCGACAAGTATGTTGGGAGACTTGAGGAAATAATTAAAAGCTGA
- a CDS encoding lipopolysaccharide biosynthesis protein, which translates to MTFLSSGDSEFAGTATQAVLYGASTITQIILQVATMMIVSRSLGPSNYGVYTLALLPSTILSIFSDPGVTSSMLRYISVAKAKGDECGVAESYRVSLLILSLVNAMLLVAIVLLPEELGAWLAQREGLGELILATAPYPLATTIYGAVLTYYAGVEKAALRSILQLLAPALRLILVSLALMLGSSVHGVIAAHVATYVVMAVTGLAVSLRELRGFEPCKGGFDLKGFLSLALSIYMIGLAGAVVGRIVGFLVAYSTSSMGEQGDFMVGNYNAANAFLGAVASILGSLTVPLTPLLAKKLNDNQAGEASTLMINVLTALTIPVAMYLVSFADAIIYSVYGRSYALAPLFFSYMSISLLAWPLQAVYGSLYWVLNDRKPLAVYGLLLMATGLATSLPLSTVMGLKGVAIAQGLYPLISSTVLAYYGYSRYRVRLNKSGAAVILVLSLTLSQLARLATLRIPMYLAQAVVGFVIYTVLFTAAAGLLKAIDEAELSLLDTLSRRTPVIGPLLSLLVKLYRRTAALTR; encoded by the coding sequence GTGACCTTCTTGAGCAGCGGGGACAGCGAGTTCGCTGGCACAGCGACGCAGGCGGTCTTATATGGTGCGTCAACGATCACCCAGATAATCCTCCAGGTTGCAACCATGATGATCGTCTCGAGGAGTCTGGGTCCCTCAAACTACGGGGTCTACACGCTTGCACTCCTCCCTTCAACAATACTGTCCATTTTCTCCGACCCGGGTGTTACATCATCGATGCTTAGATATATTTCCGTCGCGAAGGCTAAGGGGGATGAATGCGGTGTCGCAGAGTCCTACAGGGTTTCACTCCTCATACTGTCACTTGTCAACGCCATGCTACTCGTCGCAATAGTGTTGCTCCCGGAAGAGCTCGGGGCATGGTTAGCGCAGAGGGAGGGTTTAGGCGAGCTCATCCTGGCAACTGCACCATACCCGCTTGCAACAACCATCTATGGTGCTGTGCTCACATACTACGCTGGCGTCGAGAAAGCCGCCTTGAGAAGCATCCTTCAGCTGCTTGCACCGGCTCTGAGACTAATCCTGGTCTCCCTTGCACTCATGCTTGGCTCATCGGTTCACGGAGTTATAGCGGCGCATGTAGCAACATATGTCGTGATGGCTGTGACAGGCCTAGCTGTCTCGCTCAGGGAGCTAAGGGGTTTTGAACCATGCAAAGGGGGCTTCGACTTAAAGGGATTCCTGTCGCTTGCCCTATCAATATATATGATCGGGCTCGCCGGCGCAGTGGTTGGAAGGATAGTGGGCTTCCTAGTGGCGTATTCGACGAGCAGCATGGGGGAGCAGGGTGACTTCATGGTGGGGAACTACAATGCCGCGAACGCGTTCCTTGGTGCAGTTGCATCAATACTGGGCTCCCTTACTGTTCCATTAACGCCTCTCCTAGCGAAGAAGCTCAACGATAACCAGGCTGGTGAAGCAAGCACCCTGATGATCAATGTGCTTACAGCTCTCACGATACCTGTCGCCATGTACCTCGTCTCATTCGCCGACGCAATAATCTACTCGGTGTACGGCAGGAGCTATGCTCTAGCACCCTTGTTCTTCAGCTATATGTCTATAAGCCTGCTCGCATGGCCCCTGCAGGCGGTGTATGGGAGCCTCTACTGGGTTCTCAACGACAGGAAGCCTCTCGCAGTATACGGGCTCCTCTTAATGGCGACCGGGCTCGCAACCTCCCTGCCGCTATCCACCGTGATGGGTTTAAAGGGAGTAGCGATAGCGCAGGGGCTCTACCCCTTGATCTCCTCAACTGTGCTAGCATACTATGGGTACTCAAGGTACCGTGTGAGACTCAATAAAAGCGGGGCCGCCGTGATACTAGTGTTATCCCTAACTCTCTCACAGCTGGCAAGGCTTGCAACCCTCCGCATACCCATGTATCTAGCACAGGCAGTAGTGGGCTTCGTAATATATACAGTACTGTTCACCGCTGCCGCCGGGCTCCTCAAGGCGATAGATGAGGCAGAGCTAAGCCTGCTCGACACGCTATCCAGGAGAACCCCTGTTATAGGCCCACTGCTCTCACTCCTCGTGAAGCTATACAGGAGGACCGCTGCACTCACACGTTAA
- a CDS encoding DUF2299 domain-containing protein, giving the protein MKDDIGDLISKWLMDESFILRRFEAPPEARVKWGVNVSTPGTPGVNFTVVNPLDKPDRYILALAILISPEHARELDKLKPAERLRVMHSILSKALTVCADCKIMVQPNILSPQAIAVNMELFEEEIHRYGKPFFLRLVWRLLNTYLAIVSGFNEWMPIPPPGTDKSAAQAFI; this is encoded by the coding sequence TTGAAGGACGACATAGGTGACTTGATAAGTAAGTGGCTGATGGATGAATCATTCATCTTGAGGAGGTTTGAAGCCCCGCCGGAGGCACGTGTTAAATGGGGAGTCAACGTGTCCACACCTGGTACGCCTGGCGTTAACTTCACCGTGGTGAACCCTCTTGACAAGCCGGATAGATACATACTTGCACTCGCAATCCTCATATCGCCGGAGCACGCGAGGGAGCTCGATAAGCTTAAGCCTGCGGAGAGGCTGAGGGTTATGCATAGTATTCTCTCAAAGGCTCTAACGGTCTGTGCAGACTGCAAGATAATGGTTCAGCCCAATATACTTAGCCCTCAGGCAATAGCGGTGAACATGGAGCTCTTCGAGGAGGAGATACATCGCTACGGTAAGCCCTTCTTCCTTAGACTCGTATGGAGGCTTCTCAACACGTATCTAGCCATAGTTTCAGGCTTCAATGAATGGATGCCTATCCCTCCACCCGGCACCGATAAGTCGGCGGCGCAAGCATTTATATAG
- the metG gene encoding methionine--tRNA ligase: MNVFYVTTPIYYPNAPPHIGHAYTSVFADVLARFNRLIGNNVFFLTGNDEHGLKIQRVAEKAGKHPKEFVDEMASVYREYWRTLGISYDHFIRTTDPYHEKAVKEAFSYIHGKGLIYKAKYSGMYCVDCEKYYSPGEYIEVDGKPHCPIHNKPLEYLEEETYYFKLSEFKDYLLDILENKDVVYPQQYAREVASKIRNEGLRDVSVARPVERVGWGIPVPFDDKYVIYVWFDALMNYLSGVGYPDDKERLQLYWSNAHHVIGKDILWFHTAVWFSILKALDLPPPRRVIVHSYLINRGLKIGKSAGNVISIEELVSRYNGSDGVRYLLARIFNTDKDSEVSFELLDSIYNSELADTYGNLARRVGTLSMKKMNGKVYRRSVDKAVADLVATHVGAYIDSMKNYEVSKALEHAMEIARYANQYVNESKPWEKPNPSKELYTLLELIRAATILLHPVIPSASLKLASSFGFEIENPLNIRLEGVERYTVVEAPILFRKVQVERQGVGVGTT; the protein is encoded by the coding sequence ATGAACGTGTTTTACGTAACCACGCCAATATACTACCCGAACGCACCACCGCATATAGGGCACGCATACACCTCCGTGTTCGCTGATGTACTGGCAAGGTTCAACAGGTTGATCGGTAACAACGTGTTCTTCCTCACTGGTAACGATGAACACGGCTTAAAGATCCAGAGGGTTGCGGAGAAGGCGGGCAAGCACCCCAAGGAGTTCGTCGATGAAATGGCCAGCGTCTACAGGGAGTACTGGAGGACCCTTGGGATATCCTACGATCACTTCATAAGGACAACGGATCCATACCATGAGAAAGCAGTGAAGGAGGCCTTCAGCTACATACATGGAAAGGGGCTTATATACAAGGCGAAGTACAGTGGAATGTACTGTGTGGACTGTGAAAAATACTACTCGCCAGGCGAGTACATCGAGGTAGATGGGAAGCCCCATTGTCCAATCCACAATAAGCCCCTTGAATACCTCGAGGAGGAGACATACTACTTCAAGCTCTCAGAATTCAAGGACTACCTCCTAGACATACTTGAGAACAAGGATGTAGTATACCCGCAGCAGTATGCAAGGGAGGTGGCGTCAAAGATAAGGAACGAGGGGTTGCGGGATGTGTCGGTTGCCAGACCCGTTGAAAGAGTTGGATGGGGTATACCGGTTCCCTTCGACGACAAGTATGTTATATACGTGTGGTTCGACGCGTTGATGAATTATCTCAGCGGGGTCGGCTACCCGGATGACAAGGAGAGGCTCCAGCTCTACTGGAGTAACGCACACCATGTCATCGGGAAGGACATCCTCTGGTTCCATACAGCCGTATGGTTTTCAATACTGAAGGCGCTTGACCTGCCTCCGCCTAGAAGAGTCATAGTTCACTCCTACCTGATAAACAGGGGGTTGAAGATAGGGAAGAGCGCCGGCAACGTGATCTCCATAGAGGAACTCGTCTCAAGATACAATGGCAGTGATGGAGTCAGATACCTCCTTGCAAGAATATTTAACACTGATAAGGATAGCGAGGTCTCCTTCGAGTTACTTGACAGCATATATAACAGTGAGCTCGCGGACACCTACGGAAACCTGGCGAGAAGAGTCGGCACCCTCTCAATGAAGAAGATGAATGGTAAGGTGTATAGGAGGAGCGTTGACAAGGCTGTAGCAGACCTTGTGGCGACGCATGTGGGGGCGTACATTGACTCCATGAAGAACTACGAGGTGTCAAAGGCGCTGGAGCACGCCATGGAGATCGCGAGGTACGCGAACCAATATGTCAACGAGTCGAAGCCCTGGGAGAAGCCTAATCCGAGCAAGGAGCTCTACACGTTGCTAGAGTTGATCCGGGCGGCCACGATCCTACTGCATCCAGTTATACCCAGCGCCTCATTGAAGCTGGCGTCCTCCTTTGGGTTCGAAATAGAAAACCCGCTTAACATAAGGCTTGAAGGCGTGGAAAGATACACGGTGGTGGAGGCACCGATACTCTTCAGGAAGGTGCAGGTGGAGCGGCAGGGAGTCGGGGTTGGGACAACCTAG